The following coding sequences lie in one Spodoptera frugiperda isolate SF20-4 chromosome 24, AGI-APGP_CSIRO_Sfru_2.0, whole genome shotgun sequence genomic window:
- the LOC126912226 gene encoding uncharacterized protein LOC126912226 codes for MSYVKKKIRDETIRKWQDSTRDPRTNEPLIINEKQILLHGERGTKGIRLRGVALFMNTSSERLGIAFCEKRNSKWLTISPGLASLINGSTSRTSMRRKVYDALPDMKLLGRSCRLLRTRNKTIAMFSSVDSITCFAQACGVLSGVGEWGDVEGIHSRIISVDAAVVAYEKGKTADLMGCIRASEHHEVIVYEDRGEDLSFLKRSVQRQLRVDSPSGSERLQQQYLQQSALQQQQRATERENKKLQSRGRMWAITTSICSVTGLIASPFRKNASKSTHRSESCPAQIQSAHSRSSPTRAAMGHVCPPKLRQATTPRDHLINAFLEFVAVIEATKQVNLRNCEAILQTYLQGNELILDDRLEAAEAVIYDNNTSRVLRGTSISRSMAAYNATAGFVSLDEKESNRCGVVKFKTPPNDSLVVVAKCTRIMLDDGILEMAKSISESGPDGITFESWCTPRFHWTNGVPGCGKTTWIVDQFDADKDLIVTTTTEAANDLRGKLSCRFGGLLVKSRVRTMASILVNGLKGRESCTRLMVDEALMNHFGAVVMAARITLAKEVLLIGDINQLPFIDRDNLFPLHYGRPTHITPISQELLCTHRNPMDVAYALNTVYSGIYSSRSGVRSLETKRFSGAMIPKSLPDTLYLVHTQAEKESLKNQGYGSGEGSRILTIHEAQGLSSAKVVVVNTATKRQKIHDSVPHAVVAISRHTHSCIYYTDNCDDAISKLIRRAAEESDHRIMDYNLKMAIKHRDAAVLGALLGEKCSLD; via the exons ATGTCCTacgtcaaaaagaaaatcagaGACGAAACCATCCGAAAGTGGCAGGACAG TACCCGAGACCCTCGTACTAATGAGCCGCTCATAATCAATGAGAAGCAAATACTCCTACATGGAGAACGCGGCACCAAAGGAATACGGTTGCGAGGTGTGGCCCTATTCATGAACACCAGCAGCGAAAGACTAGGGATAGCCTTCTGCGAAAAAAGGAATAGCAAATGGCTCACTATTTCACCGGGCCTAGCCTCCCTGATCAATGGCAGCACATCCAGAACAAGCATGCGACGCAAAGTCTATGACGCACTACCAGACATGAAACTGTTGGGTCGAAGCTGTCGATTGTTGCGAACACGCAATAAAACAATCGCAATGTTTTCCAGCGTCGACTCTATAACTTGTTTTGCACAAGCATGTGGGGTGCTGTCAGGCGTGGGTGAGTGGGGAGACGTAGAAGGCATACATTCCAGAATAATTAGCGTAGACGCTGCAGTGGTGGCTTATGAAAAAGGGAAAACGGCAGACCTTATGGGCTGTATTAGGGCCTCAGAACATCATGAGGTCATCGTGTACGAGGACAGGGGGGAAGATTTGAGCTTCCTCAAGAGGTCAGTTCAGCGCCAGCTAAGGGTGGATTCTCCAAGCGGCTCAGAGCGTTTACAGCAACAATATTTGCAACAGAGCGCTCTGCAACAACAACAGCGGGCCACcgaaagggaaaataaaaaactacagtCCCGAGGCAGAATGTGGGCAATAACAACATCCATATGCTCAGTAACCGGACTCATTGCGTCACCTTTCAGGAAAAATGCATCCAAGTCCACTCATAGATCGGAGAGCTGTCCCGCTCAAATACAGTCTGCTCATTCTAGGTCATCCCCAACAAGAGCAGCTATGGGCCACGTTTGTCCACCGAAGCTTCGACAAGCCACCACTCCCAGAGACCATCTCATAAACGCTTTTCTCGAGTTTGTCGCAGTAATAGAAGCAACTAAACAGGTTAACTTGCGGAATTGCGAAGCCATCCTGCAGACTTATCTGCAGGGTAACGAGCTGATACTGGACGATAGACTCGAAGCAGCAGAAGCAGTCATATACGACAATAATACATCGAGAGTGCTGAGAGGAACCTCTATAAGTCGTAGTATGGCAGCTTACAACGCCACTGCAGGATTTGTGTCTCTCGACGAGAAGGAATCAAATCGATGCGGAGTAGTGAAGTTTAAAACTCCCCCCAACGATTCCCTAGTGGTGGTTGCCAAGTGTACCAGGATTATGCTAGACGATGGGATATTAGAAATGGCAAAATCCATATCGGAATCCGGACCGGACGGCATAACCTTTGAGAGCTGGTGCACTCCGAGGTTTCACTGGACGAACGGGGTCCCTGGATGCGGTAAAACGACTTGGATAGTGGATCAATTTGATGCGGACAAAGATTTAATTGTCACCACAACAACTGAAGCAGCAAATGACCTCAGAGGCAAACTATCTTGCCGATTTGGGGGACTACTAGTCAAATCTAGGGTTCGAACAATGGCGTCCATCTTAGTAAACGGCTTGAAGGGGCGAGAGAGCTGCACTCGACTAATGGTAGACGAGGCTCTTATGAACCACTTTGGAGCGGTGGTGATGGCTGCCCGAATAACTTTAGCCAAGGAGGTCCTGCTAATTGGTGACATTAATCAGCTCCCGTTCATTGATCGTGACAACCTCTTCCCTCTCCACTACGGCCGCCCTACACATATCACACCCATAAGTCAGGAGTTGCTGTGTACCCACAGGAATCCAATGGACGTGGCCTATGCCCTCAACACAGTTTACAGTGGCATATACTCGTCCAGGTCGGGCGTGAGATCCCTGGAGACAAAAAGATTCTCGGGAGCGATGATCCCAAAATCACTCCCCGACACCTTATACCTGGTACACACCCAGGCAGAAAAGGAATCCCTTAAGAACCAGGGATACGGGTCGGGCGAGGGATCACGCATTCTCACTATACACGAGGCTCAGGGGCTTTCGTCCGCGAAGGTGGTAGTTGTGAACACAGCAACAAAGAGGCAGAAAATTCATGACAGCGTACCACATGCAGTAGTTGCAATATCGCGTCACACACATAGTTGCATCTACTACACGGACAACTGTGATGACGCGATAAGCAAATTGATCAGAAGGGCTGCTGAAGAGAGCGACCATAGGATAATGGACTACAacctgaaaatggccatcaaacacagagacgcggcagttctgggggcgcttttgggtgagaaatgttccttggactaa